In the genome of Candidatus Deferrimicrobium sp., the window ACCTCCGCGGTGGTGAGCGTCGCGGCCAGGGGCAACGTGCCGCCCGTCAATCCTTTCGATAGGCAGAGGAAATCCGGTGAGACACCCGCCTGCTCGCAGGCGAACATCGTCCCCGTCCGCCCGAATCCCGTCGCCACCTCGTCGAGGATAAGATGGACGCCGTGCTCGCGCGCGAGGGACGCCGCGCGGGAAAGGTATACCGGGGGATAGACGATCATCCCGCCCGCGCCCAGCAGCAGCGGCTCCAGGATCACCGCCGCGATCGTCTCGCCGCCTTCCCGCATCGCGTCGCCGAGTGCGTCCACGCACGATGCTCCGCACTCCGGGTACGTCTTTCCCACGGGACACCGGTAGCAGTACGGCGCGGGAACCCGGCGGGCGGGGAACAGGATCGGCCGGAACGCGCGCCGGAACGCCTCCACGCCGCTGACGCTCATGCACCCGGTGGTGTCCCCGTGGTACCCGTGATCGAGGCAGACGAAGCCGGTCCGATCCTCCCGGCCGAGGTTGCGCCAGCACTGCATCGACATCTTGAGCGCAACCTCCACCGCCGTCGAACCGTTGTCCGAGAAGAAGACGCGCGAAAGCCCCTCCGGGGCGATCGCGGCGAGCCGCGAGGCCAGCCGTACCGCGGGCTCGTGGGTGACGCCGGCGAAAAGAACGTGGTCCAGCCGCTCCATCTGCCGCGCCACCGCCTCCCGGATCCTCGGGTGGCCGTGCCCGTGGACGTTGCACCACCAGCTGGAGATCGCGTCGTAATACCGGTTTCCCTCCGCGTCGAAGAGGAAAAGCCCCTCCGCGCGGTCGATCAGCATCGGCGGTTCCGTCGCAAGGATGCTCATCTGGGTGTACGGATGCCAGTTGTGCCGCAGGTCCTTCAGGAGCCAGGTTTTCGGGTCCATCAGGTCAGCCTCCACCGTTCGAGAAACGCCCGCCCCACGGGGGCGAACGCCTCCATGCCGCGGGCCGGATCGGAGAGCAGGGGGACTTCGCCCAGGACCGGCGCATGTACGATCTCCGCCACGATCCGCGGATTGTCGGCGAGCACCTCCGCCGGCGTCCCGCCGCCTTCGCCCGGGAGGCGGTTGAAGACGAGCCCCAGCAGGGGGATCCCGCGGCGGCGCACCGCCTCCACGGTGAGCAGTACGTCGTTCACGCAGCCGAGCCGGTTCCCCGCCACCACGAGGACGGGAAGACCGATCCGCGCGACGAGGTCGCCGGTCAGAAGTTCCTCCGATAGCGGAACGAGGAAGCCGCCGGCCCCTTCGACCAGCACGGCATCGTGGGTCTCCGCCAGACGCCCGTACGCCGCCTCGATCACAGCCGGATCCACTCGCCGCTTCTCGAGCGCCGCCGCAAGGTGCGGGGAGGCGGGGAGGGAGAATCGGTACGGGCACCGGTCCGCCAGCGGGGGTTCCGCCGCAAGGCCGGGGGCTCCCAACAGGCGACGGTGGACATCGATATCCGATGGCCCTTCCGCCACTCCCGTCTCGACCCACTTCTGCGTCGTCACCCGCATCCCCCGCGACCGGAGGAAGCCGGCCAGCAGGCCGCACACCACCGTCTTCCCGACGCCGGTGCCGGTGCCGGTAACGAAGACCCCCTTCACCCGGTCCCCCCTGCCGGGATCACGCCACGGCAAAGGAAGACCTGGTACGTCGCCATGATCCCGCGGTCCCGCTCCCGATACGCCTCCTCGACCCGCGCGAGCTTCCCCGGGCTCCACGACTCCCGCGCGCCGCCCCCGCGCGTCCCGGTGTACCGGATGCTCCGCAACAGGTCCGCCAGGGTCGGAAATTCCTGATGGTACCGCCGCTCGACGACGTCCCATCGGGGAAAGGCGGCCGAAAGCGCGTCGAAGATCTCTTCCCGGGAGTGGAAGGCGACGGCGGCGACCCGCCCCCCTTCCTTCGCTCCCCGCCGGAGGGCCGACGCGCGCAAGGCGGCGTCCAGCTCCGCGTACGTCTCCGGGCCGAAGAAGGAGAAGGTGAGCAGCCCTCCCGCCGGCAGGAGGGAGGCCATCCGCGCCAACGTGCGGGGAAGGGAGAGAAACCATTGGAAGGCGGCGTTGGAGGTGACGAGGTCGTAGCTCCCCCTGGTGATCTCCTCCGCGTCGGCCACGGCGAAACGGGCACGCGGGTCATCGATCCCCCGCTTCGCGACACGCACCATCGCCTCCGAGATGTCCACCCCGAACACGGACGCGTCTTGGAAAGCGTCGAGCAGCATCCTCGTGTAGAGTCCCGTCCCGCAGCCTGGCTCAAGTATCTTGAAGGCCCGCCCCCTTTTGGGGGCATCCTCGAGCGACGACCGGGTGTACGCCAACAGGTCGACGGCGGAGAGCCGCTGCGCGTGCGCGTTCGCTTCGTACCTGGCCGCGCCGGCCGAAAAGCGGCGCAGGACGGCGGGGTCAACCATCGGCCGCTCCATTGGAACCCGAGGCTTCCCTGCCCGTCGCGGCACTAGGCCATCCTTGGCCGTCGGCGATTAGCGCGCGAAACCCGCTCGCGAGGAAGGCGGCGTGGGCCCCCCCCGGCAGCGGGTGAAACGTCACGTTCCCGCCCTCCCGGGCCAGCCTTTCCGCCTCTGCAAACGGCGCCACCACATCCTTCTCCCCGTGAACGATCGCCACGGGGCACGCAGGAAGCGTCTCGCCGGAGAGCTCCGCCTCCGCAAGGTACGACAGCCCTTGGCGCAGCGCGCCGCCGTCCATCTCCCGAAGGTACGCCGCCTGCAGCCCGCTTCGGAACCGGCGGTACGCGGGAATCTGCGACGGGTAGAAGCATTGCGCGTAGAATCCCGAGAGGCAGCCGACCGGGTCGGCCGAGAGCGACCGCAGGACCGCTTTCACGTCTTCCTCCGGGTACTTTCGCCGGATCCCGACGAGCACGACCCGTCGCACCCGGCCCGGGTATTCCCGCGCGAACTCCGCCGCGAGGAACCCCCCGAGGGACCACCCCACGACCGTCAGAGGGCCGGGCGACGTGCGATCGAGAAACGCCGCGAGTCGCCGCGAGAAGCCCTCCGGCCGGAGCGGACCGGTCCTCACCGCGGTTACGCCGGTAAACACACCTTCGAAGATCCGCCCGTCCGTCGCCCACCCCGGCAGAAGGACCATCGACGGAACTCCGCCCCCACCAGCAACGAAGAACTCTTCCTTGCTCGTCATCATTGGCGGAGGACACGGAGTGTCCCCCCCCACTGCCTCACGCGGCACCGAGGGCCTCCACGACGGCGGCGACCTGCCGGTCGGTGTGGGCGGCGGTCAAGGAGAAGCGCAGGCGGGCCGACCCCTCCGGGACCGTGGGCGGCCGCACCGGCAGCGCGAGAAACCCCTGGCCCGCAAGCGATTTCGAGAGGGAGACGGCGAGGGCGCTCTCCCCCACGACGACAGGGACGATCTGGCTCTCCCCGCCGACGGTCCACCCCTTCCGGCGAAGCGCGCCCCGGAACGCATCGGCCCGGCGCAGGAGCTCCGCCCCGCGCGTCTCCCCGGACAGGCAGAGCCGGAGGGCGGCGAGGTTGGCGGCGATCACCGGGGGCGGAAGCGCTGTGGAATAGATGAAGCTGCGGGCCGTGTTGACCAGGTAGTCGATCACCGTCCGCGACGCCGCGAGATACGCTCCGAATCCGCCCAGCGCCTTGCTGAACGTCCCCATCACGAGGTCCACCTGCCCTGCGAGCCCCTCCGCCTCGACGCACCCGCGCCCCTGCGGGCCGAACACCCCCGTGGCGTGGGCTTCGTCCACCATCAGCAGGCAACGGTTCCGGCGGCAGGCGGCAAGGAGAGCGGCGAGGGGAGCGAGGTCACCGTCCATGCTGAAGACGCTCTCCGTCATCACCAGCGCCCGCTCGAACGAACCGCGGTGCTTCACGAGCATCCGTTCGAGGTGCTCTTGGTCGTTGTGCCGGAAGCGCAGCAGCTTCGCGCGCGACAGGATCGCGCCATCCAGCTGGCTGGCGTGGCACAGTTGGTCTGCGAAAATGGCGTCCCGGCGCCCGAAAAGGGAGGGGACGATCCCCGTGTTCGCCTGATAGCCGGAGTTGAAGACCAGGGCCGCTTCGCTCCCCTTGAACACCGCCACGCTATCCTCGAGCTCGTGGTGGATCGCCAGGTCCCCGCTCATCAGGCGGGACGCCCCGGACCCGACACCGTAGCGGTCGAGCGCCTCCCGCGCCGCCGCGACCAGCACGGGGTGCGACGACATCCCGAGGTAGTCGTTGGAGGAGAAGTCGACGTATTCCCGGCCGCCCCGCACCGCAAGAGCGGGAGCGCGCCCGGACGACGGGACGAGCCGCCGCAGCAGCTGCCGCCGTTCCC includes:
- the bioA gene encoding adenosylmethionine--8-amino-7-oxononanoate transaminase, encoding MDPKTWLLKDLRHNWHPYTQMSILATEPPMLIDRAEGLFLFDAEGNRYYDAISSWWCNVHGHGHPRIREAVARQMERLDHVLFAGVTHEPAVRLASRLAAIAPEGLSRVFFSDNGSTAVEVALKMSMQCWRNLGREDRTGFVCLDHGYHGDTTGCMSVSGVEAFRRAFRPILFPARRVPAPYCYRCPVGKTYPECGASCVDALGDAMREGGETIAAVILEPLLLGAGGMIVYPPVYLSRAASLAREHGVHLILDEVATGFGRTGTMFACEQAGVSPDFLCLSKGLTGGTLPLAATLTTAEVFNSFLGGPDSGKAFYHGHTYTANPAGCAAALASLDLFEEEELVDRVARLAPRLAEGVRELAGLPLVGEVRGIGMVAALELVQDKETKEPLPGTAPLFRDIRREALCRGLFLRPLGNVVYLFLPQSVTREALDDILDRFGGVLKSILKS
- the bioD gene encoding dethiobiotin synthase, which encodes MKGVFVTGTGTGVGKTVVCGLLAGFLRSRGMRVTTQKWVETGVAEGPSDIDVHRRLLGAPGLAAEPPLADRCPYRFSLPASPHLAAALEKRRVDPAVIEAAYGRLAETHDAVLVEGAGGFLVPLSEELLTGDLVARIGLPVLVVAGNRLGCVNDVLLTVEAVRRRGIPLLGLVFNRLPGEGGGTPAEVLADNPRIVAEIVHAPVLGEVPLLSDPARGMEAFAPVGRAFLERWRLT
- a CDS encoding methyltransferase domain-containing protein; translated protein: MVDPAVLRRFSAGAARYEANAHAQRLSAVDLLAYTRSSLEDAPKRGRAFKILEPGCGTGLYTRMLLDAFQDASVFGVDISEAMVRVAKRGIDDPRARFAVADAEEITRGSYDLVTSNAAFQWFLSLPRTLARMASLLPAGGLLTFSFFGPETYAELDAALRASALRRGAKEGGRVAAVAFHSREEIFDALSAAFPRWDVVERRYHQEFPTLADLLRSIRYTGTRGGGARESWSPGKLARVEEAYRERDRGIMATYQVFLCRGVIPAGGTG
- a CDS encoding alpha/beta fold hydrolase, whose product is MVLLPGWATDGRIFEGVFTGVTAVRTGPLRPEGFSRRLAAFLDRTSPGPLTVVGWSLGGFLAAEFAREYPGRVRRVVLVGIRRKYPEEDVKAVLRSLSADPVGCLSGFYAQCFYPSQIPAYRRFRSGLQAAYLREMDGGALRQGLSYLAEAELSGETLPACPVAIVHGEKDVVAPFAEAERLAREGGNVTFHPLPGGAHAAFLASGFRALIADGQGWPSAATGREASGSNGAADG
- the bioF gene encoding 8-amino-7-oxononanoate synthase; this translates as MEGWKRFLEERERRQLLRRLVPSSGRAPALAVRGGREYVDFSSNDYLGMSSHPVLVAAAREALDRYGVGSGASRLMSGDLAIHHELEDSVAVFKGSEAALVFNSGYQANTGIVPSLFGRRDAIFADQLCHASQLDGAILSRAKLLRFRHNDQEHLERMLVKHRGSFERALVMTESVFSMDGDLAPLAALLAACRRNRCLLMVDEAHATGVFGPQGRGCVEAEGLAGQVDLVMGTFSKALGGFGAYLAASRTVIDYLVNTARSFIYSTALPPPVIAANLAALRLCLSGETRGAELLRRADAFRGALRRKGWTVGGESQIVPVVVGESALAVSLSKSLAGQGFLALPVRPPTVPEGSARLRFSLTAAHTDRQVAAVVEALGAA